TGCCAACTCGGCGGTGGCGCATCCGAAGTTCTGCGCCGCGCTGGTCGGCACGCTGATCAAAGGCATGGGGGTCGACCACGTGATGTGGGGCACCGACTCGGTCTGGTACGGCTCACCGCAGTGGCAGATCGAGGCGCTCCGCCGGCTCGAAATCCCGGAGGACATGCAGAAGAAGTACGGCTTTGCGCCGCTCGGCGACGCCAACAGCGCGACCAAGCAGCTGATCTTCGCGGGCAACGCAACCAGGTTTTACAAGATTAAGCTGAAAGCAGCCGATAACACCAGGATGCCGGCCTTTTCTGAGGATCGCCTCGCGGCACTCAAGAACGAGTACACTCAAGCTGCGAAGCAACCCTCGAACCTCCGCTACGGCTACGTTCGCGCCGCCTAAGTGCCAACGGCTGCGGCGGCGGAGCGGGCAAGCTTCGCTGGCGCAGCGAACGCGGCTGCGCCGCGTTATGGATATCGATCGACAAATCCAACTTCGGGCGGCGACGCTGTTGTATCTGGATCCGCCTTATTGGGGCTCGGAGGATGACTACGGCGCCGGCGTGTTCGATCGAGCCGACTTTCAGGACTCTGGCCGATCGGCTGAAGCTTATCCAGGGCAAGTTCATCCTGTCCGTCAACGATGTCCCGGAAACGCGTGCGATGTTTGGCTCCTTTCGCGTCGAGTCTCTCTCGACGCGCTATACGGCCTCCGGCGGCAAATGGCTTGACGTCGCCGAGTTGCTGGTCAGCGGCCCCACGCCCGAGGGACTCGAGCCGCCGCGCGACCTGCTGTCGCTCGGACTATGAACGCACGCTCAGGTCGGCGCAATTAGCGGAGAGTTCCGCAAACGCGCGCTCCTGAACCGATGAGGCGATGGACCCTTGTGCGCTGTGAGCTGCGCGCCGGGCAGTACGGGAGATCAGGCGGGTATCACGATGGCTGCCTCGAGGTTGGATGTGTCGTTTCTCCAGATGGATCTCCTGCCGTCATCCCTGGACAAGACCCGCAGTCATCGGTCAGAGTCGGATATAAGAATGCCGTTATCGGACAGGGGTACTTTGAGATGTACAATTCTTCGGGACAAATAATTTCGCCCGTTACCAGCCGCGTTGTGCCAAGAGATGCCGCGCACTACCCGGTTGGGGTCCCGCAACTTACAACAAAGCCATGACCAAGCGAGAAGACGCAGATCCAATTGTGGGGGATGAGCTTGTTGAAGTCTCACTTCGCCCGTACCACGTGTATTTCACCTTCGTCAGATCGGAAATGCAGATCGGTGCTCCATTTTCAGTATCACTCACCGACGAGACCTCGCAAGATTCCTTCCCAAGGAGGGACTTGGGGACCTAAGAGTCTTGTGGGCGTTGGTCGGCAAGAAGGTTGAGGCTGTGATTTGGAATGATGCCATCACAGTAACGTTTTCCGATGGTGAGCAGATTTTTAGTGAGCCAAATGAAGGGCGCGCCAGAGGATTGATTAAGGGACGGGATGATATGACGGTTGAAGATTTCTAATGAATTGCGGTTAGCCGCGAGATCATTCGATCGTTCACCTGCTCGCGAGGATGACAGGCAACGTGACGTCAGGGTTTTAAGTGAACGCATCCTTGACGCGGTCGATCGCCGGGTGACTGCGGTTCTTCATCCTGATCCAGGAGGGTTGACGGCCGCCACGATAGCGCGATTGGCGCCGTTTGGAGACCAAGCCTTCGAGACCCATGCTGCAGTCCGCGCGGAACAGCTCGGGACCGATGTCGCCGACCTCGAAGGGCGCGATGAAGATGCCGTCGGGGCGGCCGCGCAGGGGCGAAACGCGCCGCGAAGGCATGTTCGGCATCGACCACAATGTCAGGTTGCGCGAACGGGCGCGCCTCGCGCGCCAACGTGATCCGCATCTGCCAATGCGGCATTGTGCAATCGCGTCTCACCTTGCCGGTTCAAGACCGCCATGCCATCCTCCGCGCGCCAGGAAAAATCAAACGGAAGCAGGCCGCTCGCAGAATGCTTCCAAGCCTTAATAATCTGGCCGGGGAAACCCTTTGGGAGGTCTGGTTCATGGCATTGAAGCTCGCTACCCGGCTGCTTTGCGCGGCCGTGTTGTCCGTTGTGCTTGCGGGAGGCGCGCAGGCTGAGGACAAGGTCGTCAAGATCGGAGTGATCTTGCCGATGTCCGGCAGCACGGCGTCGATCGGTGCGCATGCCAAGGCTGCGCTCGAAGTGGCGACCGACATCATCAACAACGCCCATCCCGAGCTCGACAAGCTGCCGCTTGCCAACAACGCCGGGCTCGCAGGCCTTGGCGGCGCCAAGGTCGAGCTTGTCATCGCCGACAACCAGGGCAGCCCGGCCACGGGGCAAAACCAGGCACTGCGTCTGATCACGGAAGAGAAGGTGGTCGCGATCCTCGGCGCCTACCAGTCCGGCATCACGCTGACCTCGAGCGCGATCGCCGAGAAATATGGCATTCCGTACCTGACGCCGGAATCGGTCGCCGCCAATCTCACCGAGCGCGGCTTCAAGTGGTTTTTCCGCACCACGCCGATCGCGCCGGATTTCGTTCGCATCTACGACGAATTTTTGAGCGACATGAAGGCGGCCGGCGCCAAGACCGACACCATCGCGCTGGTCCATGACAACACCGAATACGGCACCTCCGTTGCCAACACGATCACCGCCGGCTTCAAGGCGAAGGGGCGCACCGGCGTCATCGACGTCGCCTATGCCGTCAACGCTACCGATGTGCAGGCGCAGGTGCTTCAGCTCAAGGAGAAGAGGCCCGACGTCGTGCTGATGATCTCCTACACATCGGACGCGATCCTGTTTGCCAAGACCATGCAGTCGCTCGACTACAAGCCGCCGATGCTGCTGGCTGACGATGCCGGCTATTCGGATCCGTCGTTCATCAAGGCGGTTGGAAAGCTCTCGCAGGGCGTGTTCAACCGTTCGTCCTTTGCCGTAGGTCCCGCCGGCTCGCCGAGCGCCGTCATCGCCGACATGTACAAGAAGAAGAGCGGCGAGGAGATGGAAGACACGGTCGGGCGCGAAATGCAGGGCTTCTTCGTGCTGGTCGACGCCATCGACCGCGCGGGCTCGACGGATCCCGCGAAAATCCAGGCGGCGCTGAAGGCAACGGACCTCAAGCCCGAGCAGCTGATCATGGGCTACAAGGGTGTGAAGTTCGACGAGAAGGGGCAGAACGTGCTGGCGTCGGCCTATATCATCCAGCTTCAGGACGGCGAGAACTACGTCTCGGTGTGGCCCAAGGGCAATGCCGAGAAGGCGCCGCTGATGCCCTACAAAGGGTGGTGACGATTTCGGAGGCGGGACTGGCGGTCCCGCTTTTTGTCGGCTTGATAGGGCAGCGCGGCTCATGTCCTTTGTCCTCGTGCAGGTGATCGTCGGCGGGCTCCTGCTCGGTGCCGTCTACGCCCTGTTTTCCTCCGGCCTCACGTTGGTGTGGGGCATGATGAACATCGTCAATTTCGCGCATGGCGATTTCGTCATGCTCGGCATGTACGTCGCCTATGTCGTTTACACCTTGATGGGCGGCGGGCCGATCGTCGGCGCGCCGCTGGCGGTACTGGTGCTGGCGACGCTCGGCGTCGTCGTCTATTTCGGCCTGATCCGCGACATCATGAAAGGGCCGATGCTGGCGCAGATTCTCGGCACCTTCGGTCTCGCATTGCTGCTGCGCTATTCCGTGTTCTGGTGGTTCGGTGCCGACTTCAAGTCGTTGCCGCAGAATATCGTCGGCGGCACGTATGCGGTGGCGGGGCTGCGTCTCGAAGCATCGCGGCTGCTCGCCGGCATCGTCGCAATGCTCGTGACGCTCGGACTGCACCTGTTGCTGACGCGCACCTCGCTCGGTTCGAAAATGCTGGCGGTGGCGGAAGATGCAACCGCCGCCCAACTCATGGGTATCCGGCCCGACACGATGCAGGCGATCGCCTGGGCGATTGCGGCGGGGGCTACCGGACTAGCCGGCGCGTTGATCGCGAACTTCTTCTATATCGTGCCGACGGTGGGCGAGACGCTCGGTATCGTCGCCTTCGTCACGGTCTCGCTCGGCGGCTTCGGCAGCGTGCCCGGCGCTCTGGTCGCGGGCCTCCTGATCGGCGTCATCGAGTCGCTGTCGGGATTCCTGATCGGCGCCGTCTACAAGGACATCGTCGTCTACATCCTGTTCCTGTTCTTCCTCTGGTTTCGGCCGCAAGGCCTGATGGGGAAGATGTGATGCGGCGCTTGCTCTGGCTGTCGGTGCTGTTAGCGGCCGCGATTGCCTATCCGCTGCTGCTGTCCTCGCCGTTCCAGCAGCGCCTCGGCGCACTGGTGCTGCTCTATGCGATCGCGGCCTCGGCCTGGAACATCGTCGGCGGCTATGCCGGCCAGGTCTCGGTCGGTCATGTCGTGTTCTTCGGCTGCGGCGCCTATGCAGCGATGGGAGCCTACGCCAAGTTCGGTCTGTCGCCGCTATTCGGCATTCCCTGCGGTATCGTGATTGCGGTGGTGCTGGCGGCCGTCGTCGGCGTGCCGACGCTGCGCCTGTCTGGCCACTATTTCAGCATGGCGACGATTGCGGTTGCCGAGACGATGCGGCTGATCGTCACCAATACCGATTACCTTGGCGCGGCCGTGGGATTGAGCGGCCCGACGGTGGCCCGCAACATCTTCGATCTCTCGTTCATATCGTCGCTGCCCTACTACTATCTCTTCCTCCTGGTCCTTGCGATCACGCTCTTCATCACCTGGTGGATGGCCGACAGCCGGATGGGTTTCTATCTGCGCGCGATCAAGGATTCCGAGCGGGCTGCGCGCTCGCTCGGTGCGCCCGCAAGCCGCACGAAACTCTATGCGTACATGCTGAGCGCGGCGCTGACGAGTGTCGCCGGGGCGCTCTACGCGATGATGTTCGGTTTTGTCGATCCCGAGTCCGGGCTCGGCATTCTGATCTCCGTGAAGATCTTGATCATGGCCGCGCTCGGCGGAGCAGGGCTTCTGTTCGGTCCCCTGGTCGGCGCCGCAATCCTCGTGCCGCTGGAGGAAATCTCCAACAGCGTGCTTGGCGGCAAGGGCGCAGGCCTCACCTTCGTGGTTTACGGCGCCATCATCGTGCTGATCGCGCGCTTCCAGCCCGGCGGCATCTTGAGTCTCTTCAAGCCGCGGTCCAAGCCCGTGAGCGAAGCGGGAGTGCCTCATGCTCCTTGAAGCGCGCCGCATCACAAGGGCCTTCGGCAGCTTCAAGGCGGTCGACGATGCCTCCGTGATGCTGGAGCAGGGCGATATCCTCGGCCTGATCGGGCCGAACGGCGCCGGCAAGTCGACCTTCTTCAACTGCCTTACCGGCGATCTCAGGACGACCGCGGGCCGCGTCCTGTTCGAAGGCCGCGACATCACCGATCTCGCGCCCGAGCAGCGCGCGCAACTCGGGCTCGCGCGCACCTTCCAGGTGCCGCAGACGTTCGAGGGCATGACGGTGCTCGAGAACGTCATGATCGGCGCGTTCCTGCGTGCCGCGCATCGCACTGAGGCCGAGGCCAAGGCGCGCGCCGTGCTGGAGCGGGTCGGGATGATCAGGCTCGCGGATGCGCCTGCGCGCTCGCTCGGTACGCCCGGCCGCAAGCGGCTGGAGATCGCCCGTGCGCTTGCGACCGAGCCGAAGGTGCTGCTGCTCGATGAAGCCATGGCGGGCCTCAATGCCCACGAGGTCAAGCTCGCGATCGATCTGGTGCGCGACATCCACCGCGCCGGCATCACGCTCGTCATCGTCGAGCACATCATGGAAGTGATCATGTCGCTGGCGAGCCGAGTGATGGTGTTCCACCAGGGCAGGGAGATTGCCCGTGGCAGCCCGCGTGAGGTAACGGCGAATCCAGCGGTGATCGCAGCCTATCTCGGCACGCGCGCCGCGAAAGCGGCTGCCGGCCACACGCCGATCGAATTGATGGGCGGCCCCACATGAGCGGGCTTCTGCTTCGGATCGAGCACCTCGAAGTGCGCTATGGCGACCTGATCGGCGTGTCCGACGTATCGCTGGAGGTGCCCGAAGGCAGCATCGTCGCGCTGCTCGGCTCCAATGGCGGCGGCAAGACCACGACGCTGAATGCGATCGCAGGTCTGATCCCGGTGCATGCCGGCACGATCAGCTTTCGCGGCGAGGCGATCGCGGGCCAACGCGCCTTTGCGATCGTGCGCAAGGGGCTTGCGCTGTCTCCGGAGGGCTGGCGGCTGTTCGTGCAGCAGAGCGTCGAGAACAATCTCCTGCTCGGCGCCACGCCGTTGCTCGACAAATCGCGCAGGGCGGCGCTGCTCGATCGCGTCTATGTGATCTTTCCGCGGCTGAAGGAACGCCGCAACCAGCGCGCCGGCACCATGTCCGGCGGCGAGCGGCAGATGCTTGCGGTCGGCCGCGCGCTGATGAGCGACCCGAAACTGTTGATGCTGGACGAGCCGTCGCTGGGACTGGCGCCGGCGGTCGTGGAGTCCATGTACGAAACCTTCGGCCGCCTGCATCGCGAGGGCCTGACCATCCTGCTCGCCGAACAGTCGATCGAGCTTGCCCTCGAAGTCTCCGATTTCGCGACCGTGCTCCAGGTGGGCAAGAGCGTATTGTCGGGCACCGCCGCGGCGCTCGCGAACGACCCGCAGGTGCAGAAGGCTTATCTCGGGGCAGGGTGAAACGGAGAGCGACCGCTCCTTGATCTTGTCGTAGGCGGCCGCGAAATCGGTCAGCGGCAACGGAATGCTGATGCTCTCCTTGGCCACGTTCTGGAAGGAGACCTTCAGCTGCTTGCCGGATTTCAGCGCCGCAAGCAGGTCCGCCGAAGTCGGCGTCGAGACGTAGCGCGCCGGAAGGGACCGGCGACGCTGGCTTATTCGGCGGCTTCCTTGACCGTGCCGTGTTTTGTCGTCTCGTGCTCGCTCTCCTCAGAGCGGCCCCAGCCGGAGAACCAGTTGGAGAGCTCGTCGAGATAGAGATAGACCACGGGCGTGGTGAACAGGGTCAGCGCCTGGCTGACGAACAGGCCGCCGACCATGGCGTAGCCGAGCGGCTGGCGGATTTCGGCGCCGGTGCCGTGCCCGAGCATCAAGGGCACGCCGCCGAGGAGGGCCGCCATGGTCGTCATCATGATCGGGCGGAATCGGAGCAACGCGGCCTGGCGGATCGATTCTTCCGGCGTCTTGTGCTCGTCGCGCTCGGCCGCGATCGCGAAGTCGACCATCATGATGCCGTTCTTCTTCACGATGCCGATCAGGAGAATGATGCCGATCAGCGCGATCAGGCTGAAGTCGTAGCCGAATGCCATCAGGATCGCGAGCGCGCCGACACCGGCCGAAGGCAGCGTCGAGAGAATCGTGATCGGATGGATGTAGCTCTCATAGAGGATGCCGAGGATCAGATAGACCACGACCAGCGCTGCCAGGATCAACAACGGCACGGTGCCCAGCGATTGCTGGAACGCCTGCGCAGTGCCCTGGAAGCTCGAATTCAGCGTCGCGGGCGCGCCGAGATCGGCCATCGCCTTCTGCACGGACTCCGTGGCCTGTCCGAGCGCCACGCCCTGCGCGAGGTTGAAGCTGATCGTGATCGCCGGGAACTGGCCCTGGTGGCTGATCGAAAGCGGGCGGACCGGGTCGGTCGTCCAGGTCGCAAAGGTCGACAGTGGCACCTGATCACCGGTCAGCGGCGATTTCAAATAGAGCTTGTTCAGGCTGTCGAGGTCGCCCTGCATCTCCGGCAGGATCTCGAGGATCACGTGATAGCTGTTGAGCTGCGTGAAGTACTGCGTGACCTGGCGCTGGCCGAACGCGTCATAGAGCGTGTCGTCGATCAACTGCGGCTGGATGCCGTAGCGCGAGGCGGTGTCGCGGTTGATCTTGAGTTGAACCGTGGTGCCCTGCGTCTGCTGGTCGGTGGCGACGTCGCGCAGCTCCGGCAGCGTCTGCATCTTGGCGAGAATCTTCGGCGCCCATTCGTTGAGCTCGCCGAGATCGGCGTCCTGCAGCGTGAATTCGAACTGGGTGCGCGTCGGTCGGCCGCCGAGGCGGACATCCTGGGCCGCCTGCATGTAGAGGCGAGCCCCCTCAACCTTGTCGAACTTGGGACGCAGCCGCGCAATGACCTGCTGCGCCGAAGCTTCGCGCTCGTTGCGCGGCTTTAGCGTGATGAACAGGTTGCCATTGTTGCCGGCTCGGCCACTGCCGCCGATCGCCATCGCGACGGAAGCGACGTCGGGATCGGCCATGATGATCTTGCCGAGCTCCTCCTGGCGCCGCACCATGTCCTTGAAGGAGATGTCCTGCGAGGCCTCGGAGGTCGCTGTGATCAGGCCGACGTCCTGCTGCGGGAAGAAGCCCTTTGGGATCAGGACGAACAGGTAGATCGACAGGCCGAGCGTGACGAAGAAGATGGTGAGCGTGGTGCGCCGCCAGCTCAAGGCGTGGTCGAGGACGTATTCATAGCCGCGCAGCATCGCGTCGAAGGCGCGTTCGCTCCATTGGTAGAAGCGGCCGTGGTGCACCTCGCCATGAGCACGAAGGAAGCGCGAGGCCATCATCGGCGTCAGCGTCAGCGACACGAACATCGAGACGAAGATCGTCATCGCGAGCACGACGGCGAATTCGCGGAACAGGCGGCCGATAATGCCGCCCATCAGCAGCAGCGGGATCAGCACCGCAACCAGCGAGATGCTGATCGACACGATGGTGAAGCCGATCTCCTTGGCGCCCTTGTAGGCGGCGGCCAGGGGTGAGTCGCCATTTTCGATGTAGCGTGTGATGTTCTCGAGCATCACGATGGCGTCGTCGACGACGAAGCCGACCGCGATCGTCAGCGCCATCAGCGACAGATTGTCGAGCGAATAGCCGAACACCCACATCAGTGCGCACGCGCCGAGCAGCGCCAGCGGAACCGTGACGGTGGGGATGACGGTCGCCCAGAAGCTGCGCAGGAAGACGAAGATGACCATGACCACCAGGATGATGGTCAGGAGCAGCGTGAACTGGACGTCCTCGACCGCGGCGCGGATGGTCGTGGTGCGGTCGCTGATCAGCTCGATCTTGATCGCCGGCGGGATCGCCGCCACCAGCCGCGGCAGCGTTGCCTTGATCCGGTCGACGGTCTCGATGACATTGGCGCCGGGCTGCTTGAACACCACCAGGAACACGCCGCGCTTGCCATTGGCCCAGGCCGCCTGCTTGGCGTCCTCGGGGCCGGTGACGGCCTGGCCGATATCGCGGATACGCAGCGGGCCGCCGTTGCGATAGGCGATGATGACGTCGTTCCAGTCCTTGGACTGGAGCAGCTGGTCGTTGGCGTAGATGGTGTAGGCGCGTCTGTCGCCGTCGATATTGCCCTTGGGGCTGTCGACCGTCGTGATCGCGATTGCGCTGCGCACGTCCTCCAGCGACAGGCCCTTGGCGACCAGTTTCGCCGGGTCGATCTGCACGCGAACCGACGGCTTCTGCTGGCCGCCGATGAACACCTGCGCGACGCCGGAGATCTGGCTGATCTGCTGGGCGAGCTGGGCGTCGACCGCATCGCTCACGGTGGTCAGCGGCAGCGTCTCGGATGTCGCCGACAGCAGCAGGATCGGCGAGTCCGCCGGGTTGACCTTGCGATAGGTCGGCGGCGAGGGCAGGTTTTTCGGCAACTGGCCGCTGGCTGCGTTGATGGCGCCCTGCACGTCGTTGGCCGCGCCGTCGATGCTGCGATTGAGGTCGAACTGGATTGTGATCGAGGCCGTGCCCAGATAGCTCGTCGACGTCATCTGGGCGATGCCGGGGATCTGGGCAAACTGGCGCTCCAGCGGCTGGGCGACAGAGGAGGCCATCGTCTCCGGGCTGCCGCCGGGCAGGTTCGCGGTGATCTGGATGGTCGGGAAATCCACCTGCGGCAGCGGCGCGACCGGTAGCAGGGGATAGGCGACCAGACCGACAAAGAGAATGCCGGCCATCAGCAGCGAGGTGCCGATGGGATAACGGATAAAAGGTGCCGAAATCCCGCCGTCGTTCATTCCTGTCGAACCTTGTTCTGACCCGGATTCGAACTCGCGACCGCCGTAGAGACGAGGCTTCCGGGCTGTACCTTGAACTGACCGCCGGTGATTACTTGTTGTCCCGGACTAAGTCCTTCATCGATTACCGAGCGCCCGTCGATGGAGTAACTGACCTTGAGCTTGCGCAGTTCAGCCTTGTTCTCCCGATTGACAGTATAAGCGTAGAGACCGTTGGTCGAATGCTGGACCGCGTCGTCGGGCACCACGGTGGCGTCCTTCAGCGTCCGCACCAGAAGACGCGTCGAGACCGATTGGCCCGGCCACAGCGTGTGGTCCTTGTTGTCGAACACCGCTTTCAGCCGAATAGTCCCGCTGGTGGTGTCGACCTGATTGTTGATGACGGCGAGCTTGCCCTCCGCGAGCGTCTTCTTGCCGTCGGTGGTCAACGCGATCACCTTGAGCGCGCCGGCCTTCTGGCCCTCATTGATATAGGGCAACTGGTCCTCGGGCGCGGTGAAGATCACCGTGATCGGCTCGATCTGAGCGATGGAGACGATCGCCGTCTGGCTGGAGGCATTGACGATGTTGCCGATATCGACCTGGCGTAGACCAGCCACACCGGTAATCGGCGATTTGACCTGGGTGTAGTCGAGCTGGGTCTGGGCATTGGAAATCGCGGCCTCGTCGGCGGCGATCTGCGCGGTGAGCTGGGCGACGGTGGAGCGCTGGGTGTCGGTCTGCTGCCGCGTCGCGAATTCGCCGAGCTTGGTATAGCGCTGAAGGTCGAGATTGGCGTTGGCGAGGTTCGCCTCATCCTGCGCCTTCTTCGCCTTGGCCTGGTCGAGCGCCGCCTGGAACGGCCGGGGATCGATCTCGACCAGAAGGGCACCCTGATTGACGATCTGGCCTTCGGTGAAGGCGATCTTGTCGATCTGGCCATCCACCCGCGTCCGTACTTGTACGGTGTTGAAACCCTGAACCGTACCGAGGCCGGTCAAATAGACCGGAAAATCGACCTGCTGAACGGGAGCGATGGTGACAGGAACTGCGACCGCCCGCTGCGAACCTTTTTGTGCGGTTTGGGTCTTGGCGGCGTTCGGACCGTAGAAGTGCTGCCAGCCGAAGTAGCCCGCAATGGTCACGGCTGCGATGAGGGAAAACCACAGGATCGGCCGCGACTTTTTCATATCGGCTTCGTATCGGCTCGTTTGCCCAATTATTGAATTATGGGTCTTTGAAAGGGTTCCGGCGTGCAGCGCTGTATAATACACGCCAAGTTCCAGTGTAAACAACACCGTTGCTTGAGAATCCTAAACAATTGGAAAGCTTTGCATCCGATCTGGGCGGGGCGTGCGCACGTTGCGAACAGCCGTTCTCGCAAGGCGGTAGATCGACGAGCGTGCATAAGATTCGACATGCTCGCGCCGGGTGTGAATCGTCTGCACTGCGCCGATCGGTCAGGCCGTGCGAATTCCGGTCGTGCGCGAGAACAGTTCTAAATTGATCGCGCCGTGTTTCCGTTGTCAGCACATGGGACGTCGTCCATATCAGCGCCGCACAACGGGAGCGCATGATGGACGAACTGAACGGCAAGCTGATCGCGTGTCAGATTCTGATCACGGGCCTGATCGCGCGCGTCGCCAACGAGCAGGGCGATCCTTTGCGCTTCCTCACCGACTTTCGCGACGAGATCAAAGCCGTCGTTAAGGGCGTCAACATCGCCGGCATGGACAACACCGATCGCGTTCGTTCCGTCGCGCAGCAAACGGTCGACGAATTGTTCTCGCTGATGAAGCCGCCGAGCAGTGATTGATTGGCGACAATCGGTGCGATGTGACCCGGTGTTCTTCATTCCTTTAGAACGGTTACAACCTCTCATCTTAGAATGATTAAAAACTCCAGATTAGAATCGTTTTGATCTGGAAGTATTCAAGCCTCCTCACGGGCCTGCCCTCATTGACCGCATATTTTGCGGCCGATACCAACGCCCAACGTTCATCGCGAATGGTGCGCATGAGCGATCATGAAAATGGGGCGTTGGGTAATGGGGCAGGTGGTTGCACCGAAGTCGCTGCGATCGTTCGCGGCAATCGATTTCATCGACGAAAGATTCGAAGGCGGCTCTGGCAAGGCGGCATCGGCGGTTGCCGGATTGATCGCGGTGGCATCGTTCTCGGGCGCCGCCGGGGCGCAGCAGTCGAATCTTCCGCCGGTCAGCGTCGATGCGCCGGTCGAGCGCCCGCGGCCTGCCGCCTCGAAGCCATCACCGGAGCAGATTCGTGCGCGCAATGCGCTTCGCCGCGCGGCGCAGCGCCAGCAGGCGCAGCAGGCCG
This genomic interval from Bradyrhizobium sp. CB82 contains the following:
- a CDS encoding efflux RND transporter periplasmic adaptor subunit — encoded protein: MKKSRPILWFSLIAAVTIAGYFGWQHFYGPNAAKTQTAQKGSQRAVAVPVTIAPVQQVDFPVYLTGLGTVQGFNTVQVRTRVDGQIDKIAFTEGQIVNQGALLVEIDPRPFQAALDQAKAKKAQDEANLANANLDLQRYTKLGEFATRQQTDTQRSTVAQLTAQIAADEAAISNAQTQLDYTQVKSPITGVAGLRQVDIGNIVNASSQTAIVSIAQIEPITVIFTAPEDQLPYINEGQKAGALKVIALTTDGKKTLAEGKLAVINNQVDTTSGTIRLKAVFDNKDHTLWPGQSVSTRLLVRTLKDATVVPDDAVQHSTNGLYAYTVNRENKAELRKLKVSYSIDGRSVIDEGLSPGQQVITGGQFKVQPGSLVSTAVASSNPGQNKVRQE
- a CDS encoding ABC transporter ATP-binding protein, which encodes MLLEARRITRAFGSFKAVDDASVMLEQGDILGLIGPNGAGKSTFFNCLTGDLRTTAGRVLFEGRDITDLAPEQRAQLGLARTFQVPQTFEGMTVLENVMIGAFLRAAHRTEAEAKARAVLERVGMIRLADAPARSLGTPGRKRLEIARALATEPKVLLLDEAMAGLNAHEVKLAIDLVRDIHRAGITLVIVEHIMEVIMSLASRVMVFHQGREIARGSPREVTANPAVIAAYLGTRAAKAAAGHTPIELMGGPT
- a CDS encoding multidrug efflux RND transporter permease subunit, translating into MNDGGISAPFIRYPIGTSLLMAGILFVGLVAYPLLPVAPLPQVDFPTIQITANLPGGSPETMASSVAQPLERQFAQIPGIAQMTSTSYLGTASITIQFDLNRSIDGAANDVQGAINAASGQLPKNLPSPPTYRKVNPADSPILLLSATSETLPLTTVSDAVDAQLAQQISQISGVAQVFIGGQQKPSVRVQIDPAKLVAKGLSLEDVRSAIAITTVDSPKGNIDGDRRAYTIYANDQLLQSKDWNDVIIAYRNGGPLRIRDIGQAVTGPEDAKQAAWANGKRGVFLVVFKQPGANVIETVDRIKATLPRLVAAIPPAIKIELISDRTTTIRAAVEDVQFTLLLTIILVVMVIFVFLRSFWATVIPTVTVPLALLGACALMWVFGYSLDNLSLMALTIAVGFVVDDAIVMLENITRYIENGDSPLAAAYKGAKEIGFTIVSISISLVAVLIPLLLMGGIIGRLFREFAVVLAMTIFVSMFVSLTLTPMMASRFLRAHGEVHHGRFYQWSERAFDAMLRGYEYVLDHALSWRRTTLTIFFVTLGLSIYLFVLIPKGFFPQQDVGLITATSEASQDISFKDMVRRQEELGKIIMADPDVASVAMAIGGSGRAGNNGNLFITLKPRNEREASAQQVIARLRPKFDKVEGARLYMQAAQDVRLGGRPTRTQFEFTLQDADLGELNEWAPKILAKMQTLPELRDVATDQQTQGTTVQLKINRDTASRYGIQPQLIDDTLYDAFGQRQVTQYFTQLNSYHVILEILPEMQGDLDSLNKLYLKSPLTGDQVPLSTFATWTTDPVRPLSISHQGQFPAITISFNLAQGVALGQATESVQKAMADLGAPATLNSSFQGTAQAFQQSLGTVPLLILAALVVVYLILGILYESYIHPITILSTLPSAGVGALAILMAFGYDFSLIALIGIILLIGIVKKNGIMMVDFAIAAERDEHKTPEESIRQAALLRFRPIMMTTMAALLGGVPLMLGHGTGAEIRQPLGYAMVGGLFVSQALTLFTTPVVYLYLDELSNWFSGWGRSEESEHETTKHGTVKEAAE
- a CDS encoding branched-chain amino acid ABC transporter permease — translated: MSFVLVQVIVGGLLLGAVYALFSSGLTLVWGMMNIVNFAHGDFVMLGMYVAYVVYTLMGGGPIVGAPLAVLVLATLGVVVYFGLIRDIMKGPMLAQILGTFGLALLLRYSVFWWFGADFKSLPQNIVGGTYAVAGLRLEASRLLAGIVAMLVTLGLHLLLTRTSLGSKMLAVAEDATAAQLMGIRPDTMQAIAWAIAAGATGLAGALIANFFYIVPTVGETLGIVAFVTVSLGGFGSVPGALVAGLLIGVIESLSGFLIGAVYKDIVVYILFLFFLWFRPQGLMGKM
- a CDS encoding branched-chain amino acid ABC transporter permease, with protein sequence MRRLLWLSVLLAAAIAYPLLLSSPFQQRLGALVLLYAIAASAWNIVGGYAGQVSVGHVVFFGCGAYAAMGAYAKFGLSPLFGIPCGIVIAVVLAAVVGVPTLRLSGHYFSMATIAVAETMRLIVTNTDYLGAAVGLSGPTVARNIFDLSFISSLPYYYLFLLVLAITLFITWWMADSRMGFYLRAIKDSERAARSLGAPASRTKLYAYMLSAALTSVAGALYAMMFGFVDPESGLGILISVKILIMAALGGAGLLFGPLVGAAILVPLEEISNSVLGGKGAGLTFVVYGAIIVLIARFQPGGILSLFKPRSKPVSEAGVPHAP
- a CDS encoding ABC transporter ATP-binding protein, whose product is MSGLLLRIEHLEVRYGDLIGVSDVSLEVPEGSIVALLGSNGGGKTTTLNAIAGLIPVHAGTISFRGEAIAGQRAFAIVRKGLALSPEGWRLFVQQSVENNLLLGATPLLDKSRRAALLDRVYVIFPRLKERRNQRAGTMSGGERQMLAVGRALMSDPKLLMLDEPSLGLAPAVVESMYETFGRLHREGLTILLAEQSIELALEVSDFATVLQVGKSVLSGTAAALANDPQVQKAYLGAG
- a CDS encoding ABC transporter substrate-binding protein — its product is MALKLATRLLCAAVLSVVLAGGAQAEDKVVKIGVILPMSGSTASIGAHAKAALEVATDIINNAHPELDKLPLANNAGLAGLGGAKVELVIADNQGSPATGQNQALRLITEEKVVAILGAYQSGITLTSSAIAEKYGIPYLTPESVAANLTERGFKWFFRTTPIAPDFVRIYDEFLSDMKAAGAKTDTIALVHDNTEYGTSVANTITAGFKAKGRTGVIDVAYAVNATDVQAQVLQLKEKRPDVVLMISYTSDAILFAKTMQSLDYKPPMLLADDAGYSDPSFIKAVGKLSQGVFNRSSFAVGPAGSPSAVIADMYKKKSGEEMEDTVGREMQGFFVLVDAIDRAGSTDPAKIQAALKATDLKPEQLIMGYKGVKFDEKGQNVLASAYIIQLQDGENYVSVWPKGNAEKAPLMPYKGW